The Meles meles chromosome 6, mMelMel3.1 paternal haplotype, whole genome shotgun sequence DNA segment AAAGACACGCTTAGGCCACGTCTCATGTGAAAAAGGAGGACACAAGACCACGTGTACCAGTATTTCCCAAATTTACCGAATCCCAAGAATAACCCAGACACGTTAAGCAGTTCTGCAGTAATGCTTATTTAGAAAATACGTGTTCCAACACGACTGAGCTATGAGGACACTATTTGAGAATAATGCAAAATTTCACCTTTCTCTATACATGATTCTGCCTTTGAGAAACATTTTAGTGAGCGAAGAAAACTGCACCCAGGGGTGCCCTTCCCTGGCCATCAGCCACCCGCAGAAGCCCCCGCCTCTGCACTCACCTCTTTCTGGGCCACCTGGAAGGGGATGGCCTTGCGCATGTGCTGCCGAGTGATGCCACTCCAGCGGGTACGGTAGTCCACGATGGGCATCTCTGGCCGGACGTACTTGTCATAGAGGACATCGCCGTGGTAACTCACCACAGAGCAGCGGGCCAGCTCACTCACCCGCCCTCGGGGTCCCGTGCCCACCATCTCGCAGTCGATAGCCACGCACTTGCTGGGCCAGGGCCCTGCAGATTCCCTGGGGGTGGGTTTCCTGCTCCATGAAACACCTCCTAATTCATTCCTTGGACGCTGCGTCCCACCGCTGGTGCCTTCAGTGTCCAGCAGTGCCCCCGACGGCGTGGGCGGTGGGGAGGACCGCGGCTCTGGGGACATGCTCAGCAGCCCCTGCTCCTGCAGCAGCGCCTTCCGGGCCATGAATCGCTGGTGCTGTCGGCTCTTCTTCTTGTGCTTCCTCCGAAGCGCATCCTTGGCCTGCAGGCTAGCCAGGGAAGCGCACAGGCACTGCACAGACTCAGGGCCTTCCCGGGGTACCATCCCAGTGGGCTCAGCGCCTGGAGGCAAGTGCGGTCTCGGGTGTGATCTGCCAGCAGGGCGGCACTCtgcagagagaacacacaaggcagaggggtgggggtgagaggggGATGCTGGGGGAGAGGTGTACCCCGCTGGCCCTGCAGCGCTCAGGGCCACGCCGCCCTAGAGCCCTCTGCTTTGTCTTGGGCTCGCACAGGGAGTCCGGGATCCTGCTGAATCATCACCGCACTCAGTCAAACCCCCGGGGGGAAATCTGTTTACATGGAATCACTAAATAGTCCCAACAACCTGAACAAGTATGGTTATCCTCATCTCCCAGGTGAGCACAGAGGTTAAGAGGTTAAcctgctcagagaggttaagcaacctGCTCAGGAAGGTAGACGCAAGAGCTGACATGAACCCAGAAGCCACCGTCTCAGCCTCCAGGCCACAGCTCACCTCCAGGTGCAGGAGAATCAACACGTTTTAGAGAGGCACAGATAACAGGAAAATAAAGGCTACAGAACCagagtgtgtgtggagggggtgtgtgtgtgtgtatataaacacacatacatatacacagagaCGCACaaacaaaattccatttttaagtttttaaaatttaagtaatctCGAGACCctgcgtggggctcaaactcatgatcccgagatcaggagtcagacactccgGCTGGGCAACACaatcccagtttttttttttgttttttttttttaagactttacttatttatttatttctcagaaagagagagagagagagagagagagagcacaaaaaggcagagtcagagagagaagcaggctccccgctgagcaaggagcccgatgtaagactcgatcccaggaccctgggatcatgacctgagccgaagacagcagcttaacccacggagccacccaagcgtgCCTACAAtcccagtttttttaaaaagaatcctttGTGAAAGGGCAGACCCtcagaaactggagaaaaaaattcacaagGGGCTCACAATAGTTCTATGTTTTTGGTATGCGTTGACCAAAATAAAGTAATTGACTAAGGGACTTTCTACTTCACTCATCACAACCGCATCTAGAATTTTCAGTGGCCGGGCATGTGGCTAAGTCACCACAgactgcaggcagaggggcacTGGGAAATCGGCTCAGCTGCCAGAAAGGAGGAACGGAGAAGGCAGTGTGTGCAGCTCCCTCCATCACTGAACACTGGAAATGTCCGGAATCTGGGTGGGTTTGCGAATCCCATGCAACAAGGCCAGCGGCTGTCCAAGAGCGAGGCGCGGTGCTTGGAAAGCTTCACTCACTTGCTGAGTCAGCGGGTGCGTGTGCAGCAGCCCAGGAAACCAGGACTTCCCAGTGGGCAGAGCAGCTTTCACTCGGCTCTTTGCAAGTTACCTGACCTGCTGCGCTTCTGCTTCCTCGCATGAGAAATGGCCCTACTAcacgcaacacacacacacgcttgcTCTTCAGACATTACATACAGCAGGGGCTCAATAACTACTCgcctcctctcccccagagaGGGTAAGACTCTTCTCAGGTCAGTAACCAGCTCTTCCCGGGCCAAAGCTGCCTCGGGCCGGGACTCGCTGCCCCTCCCAAACCACAGGCCCTCCCCCTCACACACCTCTGCTCGGTCTACAGTCTACACCCTCCGGCAAGCCCTGCGGGACAAGCCTTTATCCCACcaggtgctgagcacagagtgacAAGGGCGGATCCTGGACTCCACGCAGCTTAGCCTCTCCGAGACAGAAACAAAGCACAGGGAGTGTGCAGGGCTGGGTCAGCAGTGCAAGGGAAGCAGGACAGGCTGGAGGAGAATTCTGGGACGCTCGCTGGAAGAGATTAAATCAGTGTGAAGAAGAAACAGTAACCCTCGCCTGACAGGGAGAGGAACTGGTGGCCACATGAGGGGTAAAGgctggaaagagaaggaagccagggctgagggagaggggccGGCCGGAAGCCTGATGTCGCTGGGGTGCAAAGCACGAGGTGGGTCCCGGCCAGAGGAACTGTCCCTCTCCCCTGTTTACCACTTAACCTTCTGTCCCCACTCTGGGAAGGCCACCACACACCTTGGTGGTCCTCCCCTAAGCCCTTGAGCGGGGATCCCCAGACTGGGCTCTGCTGATCACTTGAGGGAGTCCCAGAGCACCAATGGGTGTCACTGACTTCCTGACCCCAGACAGTGACAATGTAGCTGGGGAGCAAAGAAAATTCACCCCTCCAGGCCTGACGGCACAACCACAGAGGAACTTACTGCATCTGAAGATGACAGTTACAGAGCAGCTACCTCACAGCGCTCTGAAGGTAGGGACCCAGACACAAGTGTGTgtctttgtccctcccccaccagccagCCTGGACCCGCAGCAAGCAAGTCCTCTTCAGAGTCGTGCGGAGGGAGCTGAAGCCGGGGCTGCTACCTGCCGGACTGTGGGGACAGCAGAGCTGGAGGTGACGGGGAATTGAAGGAACTCTGCACGCGGAAAGGAGGCCATCAGACTCTCATGAGAGGGTGCTCAAGATGGGAGCAGTGACCTGAGGACAGACTCCGCGGTCAAGTACTGGACAGACAGAAACGCCGGTTAGTGAAAGGTGGTGGTGGAGGGACCTGTTGAAGGGTGTCGGGAAGACCTGCCAGGAGCGCTGAAAGGGAAGGGCATCAGAGAACATGCAGACACCAAGCCCAAGAGGCAACGCGTCCGCACTGAAAGGGCAAGGAGGCCGGTGGAACATTGGAGAAGAACGTGACGCCGACGTGGGTGAGGAGAGAGGGTGGAGGAACGGAAAGAGACCACTGCTTCTGGAAGGCGGCGAGGGTCTGGGCATAATCCAGGGACTGATGGGGAACAGGATCCCTACTGCCTCACAGAACAGCGCTGGAGATGACTCTGACCAGCAGGGGCAGAGTCGGAGAGGCGAGGGGAGGAGCTACTGGGTGATGCCAGGCTCGGTGACCCATCCTGACTCATCCTCCCTCGGGCTCGCTCATCCACTCCCTAAGAGGCCTTCTCCCTTTTAATAGTGTGCCTAACTATAACAACATCCTCCTCCGGGCAGGTCACATATTAGAGATGACGCATACAGAACCTCAGTTTGCCTCAGCCCAGCAATGGGGAGAACAgggccccttcccttctcttcgaGGGCTCCAGGCCCTGCAGGTCAGGAGCTGAGCCCAGGAGCAGGGTCAGTGGCCTCCCTGATCCTGCTGGCAAGATTTCAAAGCCAGAAGCGAAGCTCCCTGAGAAAAAGTGGCCTCGGGTTTCGAGAGATGAAAGCAAGCCTCTTCTACAGGCCCTGACCCTGCCGACACATCAGAACCGACCATTAATTATCTAGGACACGTCTGGCCCATCCTGGGCCCCAGGTGGGAGCTCAGCGAGGTCAGAGAGACGTTTGGCTCAAATAACACAGCAGTCTCGATAAGGACACACTCAAatctccctccagcccccaacCAGCTCCCTAGGGGGTCAGCAGCCACTGGGCCTCTCTGTGGGGGTTTGTGGCCTAAGGCAACGGCTCCAGCAGCAGAGTCCCCTGAGCAAAGGCTCCAAAGGAACCACGAAGTCCGAGTCGCCGGCGGTGGCAGGGCAACCCGCAGGATCGGGGAGGCAGCAGGCGGTTGAAGGCCCCTTCTTGGTGCCCCGGCCCTAAAAGCTAGATGGCCTCGACCAAGTCACCATCCCCTGACCACAAAACGAAGGTTTATTAAAACCAACGGTGAAACGAGGTTTGGGGGTCCCCCAAAGCAGTTAGAACGTCTGTTTAAAACGCCGATCCTCAggcctaccccccccccccccgcgccgtCCTAACTGCCATTTTGGGGGACGGGAGCTGAGAAGCTGCATTTTGCAGAGCGCACGACCCCACCCCCCGAGCGGTGGTACTAATTGGCGCCGGAATTTGAGAAAGCCGGGCTCGCTGACATCCCCCCCGAGGTACTCGGAAGTTCCGGGCAAGGCAAGGACAGCCCAGAAACCCCGCACGATCTCCCCTCGCCGCCCGCGTTCCCCAAGGAGCGCCCGGGGGAGGCCGGGCCTCAGCCCGGTAGGGACTCGGGCGGTGGTCACTCGCTGGCCGCAGCGGCGGGGCCGAGCCCGCCAAGCCGAGCCCCAGCGCCCAGCGCCGCCCCCGCAGGCCTCAGAACCCCGAGCAGGGCGGGGACGCGGCACAGGCGGctcccggggccgggcctgcacATCCGCGGGCCCCGAGAGCCGCTCGGCCGGGCCCCGGGCCCCCCTCACCGCGGGCCGGAGGCGGACACCGCGCGCGGACCTTGGGGCCGGGGAGACGCCGCGCCAGCCCTCCCGAGCCCGCCGACCCCAGCAGGGTCCCCCAGATCACCTGAAGCGCCGCGCGTGTCCTCCCGCCCGCACGTGGTGTCCAAGCAGCCCGCAGCTCCCACATGCCCGGGCAAGCCCCGCTCCGGCTGCCTGCCCATTGGCTCGCCGACCCGCAGCGCCCGCCTAGCGCTTCTTCTgattggctgggagcctggctcTCGGCGGATAGGTGCAGGGCAGCAGAGGGGGCGGGGACTCCTAAAGGGGTGTGGTTTGTGCCGGGAGCCGAGCAGACCCGCGAGAAATTTTAAACCAACCCCAGGGGACCGTGTCTCCAGTGTCCCGTTCCCCTGTGTGTCCCTCCAACCCCAACCCACCCCTCTTCCTGGGTCGGGATGTGGCCTCCTACGAGTTGCGTGCCGCTAAACGCGGAATGGCTTACAGAAGACACACCCACATTTGCAGAATGGGGATTAATAAATAGTGCCTacctcctctctgtcctggggATTCAGAGAAATAATGTGCACGAGGGGCactaaagaaagattttaaagtCAGGTTTGCTCCTTGGGCGCTAGTCTCTCATTTATCCCTTTGCAATACTTTCTTCCCAAGTATGAAGTTCTTACTATGGGCTCAGCCCTGGGATATGCAGAGTAAACACAGTCCTTCAATCTTCAGTTGCTCAAGGTCTGGCAGGGTAACAGATCACCCACTGCGACGTGCATCACAACAAGAACAATAATAAACAGTTCACATTTATTATGGGAGCTTCGCTGTGTGCCAGGCAACATACATAAGTAATCTGCACAAGAACCCCGTGAAATATGTGCTATTATTATTTCTGTCTTACAGTTAAGGAAATTGAcactaaaagaaattaagaggaaaCAGCTAAGATCCAAACAAAGACCCTTACCAAAGCAGTCCGAGTCCTCCTAACTCCCTCTTGCAAGTAGAGGGCATAGAAAAGGTACCCAGAAGGCCAGGGGTACCAGCATCCAACAATCTGCTACTTCTGACTGTAATATAGATTTGAGGGAAGCAGGACAAAAGACAGGCCACTAGAGAGATGAAGTCCTTCTACTCAGacttctgatggctttggggagCTAGGAGGTGTTTAATCCCAGCTGGTTCATTTGCATTTGGGGAAGCTCCCTCTGGGTTAGGTCTGGAGAAAGAGGGATTGGGGGTGATGGTGGACATTCAGGCAAGATCAGATCCTGGGGGTCAGCGTGGTGGAGAGGATGGTACAGATTCCAGAGCTCCTTAGGAGGCAAAAGTGATAGGACAGAGAGTGGTAGGGAAGAGGACATAAAGTCTTCAGACGTGGACATTTTGTGAGAGCTGTAACTCTGGGGGCAAGGAGGGTTTTCTGGGACTCAGTATCCAGATCCTCTACCCCATGAGGCTGGACCTGAGCACAAGCCTGGAGTCCTTGAGGTTCAGCCTTCTCCCCTTTTATGACAAGCTTCCAGCTTTACAAAGCAAAGTCTCATGCACACACTCATGTTGAATCTTGCCCCTGCTACTTTACCTGGAGAAATAATAGTgtccatgggatgcctgggtagctcagtggtttaagcatctgccttcagctcaggtcatgatctgagtcctgggatcatgccccgaattgggctctctgctcagcagggagcctgcttccccctctctctgcctactgtgatccctctgtcaaataaataaattcttttaaaacttaaaaaaaaaaaagaaattatagtgtTCAGGGAGGAAAAACAAGAAGGCagctctaaagattttattttatataacagagagggagatcacaaataggcagagaggcaggtggggggggggggggcaggccccttgctgagcatagagcttcgctccattccaggaccctgggatcatgacctgagccaaaggcagaggcttaacccactgagccacccaggcaccccaagaaggcAGTTCTAAATATGGTTATTACTGATGAGTGGGTAAGAAACCCACTCCTAAGTCAGATGGTTTCTGATATACTTTCCCTGTGATCCAAGGAGGATTTAATCATGTTGTCAGCCAATaggtcatttaaaatatatattttttgagaatgGGTAATTATCAGGAATTAAAAGAACCGACAAACACTGACAGAATAAACAACCTCCTTCCACTTCTATCTGCTTTTCATGTGGACAATGTTTATCAGGGCTTACAAAAGACCCAAACTCTGTCTCGTtcctggaaaaattaaaattcatccCTGGACCTACAAACTCATTGGAAAAATAACTGACTCAACCTACCTCCTTAAGAGACATAGTTTCCATGGTGCTTCTAATGAAAACTGACTTTTTATGTTTAAAGAGGCTCTCTCCTGTAATGAAATGCTACCTATTTGTTATTTGATCACTTATACTGAAAACGCAACAATATCTCAtttaggagagaaaaatgaacaccTAGAACTTGATGGGTCACAGAACACTTTTTTAGAGTTAACGAGATCAAAATTTATGTACATAATTTTGTGACAGAAAGGTATGATTGGCTGCTCCAGAAAATACTGCCAAGTATGAAAATGTATTATGCTGGGATAACTCCATAGCAGCTGAATGGAAATAGAAgttcaagaaggaaaaagaatgttGCATCTAAGGTAAAGGAAAAACAGACCTGGATTTAGTAAGGAGAGACGTTATTTGAAAGGAttttggggggcagggtgggggcaggggagaactATAGTCCTGGGGGAGGGTTCTGACCAGAAggtcccccgcccccacaccgGCCCCTGAGgcaaaaatggcttttttttttttaagattttttatttatttatttgacagacagagatcaccagtaggcagagaggcaggcagagagagagggaggaggcaggctccccaaggaggagagagcccgatgtggggctcgatcccgggaccctgggatcatgacctgaaccgaaggcagaggctttaacccactgagccacccaggctccccccaaaATGGCTTTCTTTTATGGGGAGGAGTAGACAAAGCTAGAAAGAATGGGGATAGGGAGGAGGGATGGACGGGAGTGGTCTAATCCAAGATCTAGATGGTAGGTCTCAGAGCAGTTGGGAAATTGTTTACCCCTGAGGCCTGTTCTCTGGAGGGGTCATTAAGGAGGAATCACAAACTGGCTCTGACTGAGGGTGGACCATAGTGGAGGACGCTAGAGGAAGAGAAGCTTAGCCAAAGTTTGGTTAACAAGCATTTTGTTCTGATTGACCAGTGTGCCAAGCAGCTCGGCTAACCACTGAGGAGTCGAGAAATGGACATTTGGAGCATCTGCCATGCCTCATTCGAGGTAAACTAAGGGGGAAGCCATGAGTCTTACCTCAATCAAATGAGACAGGGTGTTTCTTTGAAGTAAGTCCTTTCCAGAGAGGATTCGAGAATTTCTTAACCATTACTTTTTTCCAGGAGCACAGGGCTCAGGTAAAATTCAACATTGTAAGAGTTTTTCATTATCAAATTGCTATGATATTTAGACTTCACTGCATTCATTTAAgcacacttttaaaaaacaagatatcaatatttataatacatCCTTTATAACTACATACACTGAtggttaaaaatattaatatcacTGATGGTTAAAAATATCaagtgggggggcacctgggtggctcagtcggttgagaatCAACTCTcagttttgactcaggtcatgatctcagggttgtgagatgagccATGCTAGGCCttgggcctgcttaagattctctctttctggggctcctgggtggctcagggagttaagcctctgcctcagctcgagatcctagccctgcattgggctctctgctttgcagggagcctgcttcctcccctctctctgcctgcctctc contains these protein-coding regions:
- the AEN gene encoding apoptosis-enhancing nuclease; the protein is MVPREGPESVQCLCASLASLQAKDALRRKHKKKSRQHQRFMARKALLQEQGLLSMSPEPRSSPPPTPSGALLDTEGTSGGTQRPRNELGGVSWSRKPTPRESAGPWPSKCVAIDCEMVGTGPRGRVSELARCSVVSYHGDVLYDKYVRPEMPIVDYRTRWSGITRQHMRKAIPFQVAQKEILKLLKGKVVVGHALHNDFQALKYVHPRSQTRDTTYVPSLLQQPGLHTRTRVSLKDLALQLLHKKIQVGQHGHSSVEDATTAMELYRLVEAQWERQQAGSLPPRPEDRDPDSSTDVEQYMEDQYWPEDLAQGTRGGTGEPQDRRE